A genomic segment from Neobacillus sp. YX16 encodes:
- a CDS encoding zinc-dependent alcohol dehydrogenase: MKAVTYQGNKNVQVKEVKDPKIKNGDDIIVKITTSAICGSDLHLIHQMIPNLPTDYVIGHEPMGVVEEVGPEVTKLKKGDRVIIPFNVSCGHCWYCNHDLTSQCDNSNPHGDMGGFFGYSETTGGYAGGQAEYMRVPYGNFTPFKLPENCEVEDEKLVLLADAASTAYWSVDHSGVKAGDTVIVLGCGPVGLLAQKFAWYKGAERVIAVDYINYRLDHAKRTNKVETVNFEEHENVGEYLREITQGGADIVIDCSGMSGKMTPLEYLASGMKLHGGAMGGLVIASQAVRKAGTIQITGVYGGRYNGFPLGDIFQRNVDIKTGQAPVIPYMPFLYNLISEGKVDIGDVITHVLPLDQAKHGYEVFDTRTDNCIKVILKP; this comes from the coding sequence ATGAAAGCTGTCACGTACCAGGGGAATAAAAATGTCCAGGTTAAAGAAGTAAAAGACCCAAAAATTAAAAATGGCGATGATATCATTGTAAAAATAACAACTTCTGCTATATGCGGATCCGATTTGCATTTGATTCATCAAATGATTCCCAATTTGCCAACTGATTACGTAATAGGCCATGAACCGATGGGGGTAGTCGAAGAAGTAGGACCGGAAGTAACAAAATTGAAAAAAGGGGATCGGGTAATTATTCCCTTTAATGTAAGCTGTGGGCATTGCTGGTACTGTAACCATGACTTAACTAGCCAATGTGATAATTCCAACCCTCATGGTGACATGGGCGGTTTCTTTGGATATTCAGAAACAACCGGTGGATATGCTGGCGGACAAGCTGAATATATGCGTGTTCCATATGGAAACTTTACTCCATTCAAATTACCGGAGAACTGCGAAGTAGAAGATGAAAAGTTGGTGTTACTTGCAGATGCAGCCTCAACAGCTTATTGGAGTGTAGATCACTCTGGTGTCAAAGCTGGTGATACTGTCATCGTTTTAGGATGTGGGCCAGTAGGTCTCCTTGCTCAAAAATTTGCCTGGTATAAAGGTGCTGAGCGAGTTATTGCTGTCGATTACATCAATTACCGGCTTGATCATGCGAAACGAACCAATAAAGTGGAGACTGTAAATTTTGAGGAACATGAAAACGTTGGCGAATATTTAAGAGAGATAACACAAGGCGGAGCAGATATCGTTATTGATTGTTCAGGTATGAGCGGCAAGATGACTCCTCTTGAATATCTTGCATCCGGAATGAAGCTTCATGGCGGTGCAATGGGCGGGCTTGTCATTGCGTCACAGGCTGTACGCAAAGCTGGTACCATCCAAATTACCGGTGTTTATGGGGGACGTTATAATGGTTTCCCGTTAGGAGACATCTTCCAAAGAAATGTTGACATTAAAACGGGTCAAGCCCCAGTTATTCCGTATATGCCTTTTCTTTATAATCTTATATCTGAAGGAAAGGTTGATATTGGTGATGTAATTACACATGTTCTTCCATTAGACCAGGCAAAGCATGGATACGAAGTTTTTGACACAAGGACCGATAATTGTATAAAAGTCATTCTAAAACCTTAA
- a CDS encoding GNAT family N-acetyltransferase, with protein MKIVRQWKQEDSDYIRRKVIEYNQKCLSDEEKTPSENISFIVKNEKEEIVGGVTATTFWHHLHVDFLWVSEEYRHEGYGSKLMKLIEEFAIEKECRLIKLDTFSFQAPDFYKKYGYKVIGICEDHPKGHNQYYLEKRL; from the coding sequence ATGAAAATAGTAAGGCAATGGAAACAAGAAGATAGTGATTATATAAGAAGAAAAGTGATTGAATATAATCAAAAATGTCTTTCAGATGAAGAAAAGACTCCTTCGGAAAATATCAGTTTTATAGTGAAAAATGAAAAAGAAGAAATAGTAGGAGGAGTAACGGCGACAACATTCTGGCACCACTTGCACGTTGATTTTCTGTGGGTTTCTGAAGAATATAGACACGAGGGCTACGGTAGCAAGTTGATGAAACTTATAGAAGAATTTGCAATTGAAAAAGAATGTCGTCTGATAAAATTGGATACATTTAGTTTTCAAGCTCCAGATTTCTATAAGAAGTATGGATATAAAGTGATAGGAATATGTGAAGATCATCCTAAAGGACATAATCAATACTACTTGGAAAAAAGATTATAA
- a CDS encoding VOC family protein encodes MNPILNQIGTVFIPVRNIEEARNWYCDILGLAAEGEILFGHLFIVPMNGTGIVLDSKIFSVENILKVPLFHFNTNNIENAYESMREKNVEITTGIEHNQWFNFKDPDGNHLMVCKC; translated from the coding sequence ATGAATCCTATACTAAATCAAATCGGGACAGTTTTTATTCCTGTACGTAATATTGAAGAGGCACGTAATTGGTATTGTGACATACTTGGCTTAGCAGCAGAAGGCGAAATATTATTTGGTCATTTGTTTATAGTACCTATGAATGGAACAGGGATTGTATTAGATAGCAAAATTTTTTCAGTTGAAAATATACTCAAAGTCCCACTATTTCATTTCAATACTAATAATATAGAAAATGCTTACGAGTCTATGAGGGAAAAGAATGTAGAAATAACAACAGGAATAGAGCATAACCAATGGTTTAATTTTAAAGACCCTGATGGCAATCATTTGATGGTGTGTAAGTGTTAA
- a CDS encoding IS110 family transposase has translation MNPVVGLDISSGESEVQAFLDKGKPYGKSFKVSHTNESLGVLFHFMRKIENESGQKPTVILEATGHYHTPVIQLLEEHNYLYIMVNPLLSYQAKKSSLRKVKTDAVDAYCLCELFYKEELDPYKKRGTQLLNLRNLTRQHETLTGLYVQAKLQFNAILEQVFPEYKGVFGDMYSKVSLNTLLEYTTSESVLREEESKLADKIASLCTSRSERWANERAKKLMEAAQRNPFKSTLYHSHLNSLEMYIQMLLQYQEHLAKLDGRIDALAGEIEEYKIIQSIPGIGEKIAATILSEIGEIERFNHPKKLVAFSGIDPSVHSSGKFTATINRITKRGSSRLRHALYMAVLCGIRGSRNKKLKEFYDKKREEGKPFKVAMIACTNKLVHWIFALLKSKETFLDLA, from the coding sequence ATGAATCCAGTAGTTGGTCTGGATATTTCCAGTGGGGAAAGTGAAGTTCAAGCATTTTTAGATAAGGGAAAACCTTATGGCAAAAGTTTTAAGGTATCGCACACCAATGAATCGTTAGGAGTATTATTTCACTTTATGAGAAAGATAGAGAATGAGTCTGGTCAAAAACCGACTGTCATATTAGAAGCAACAGGGCATTACCACACGCCAGTCATTCAGCTCTTAGAGGAACATAATTATTTGTATATAATGGTTAATCCACTACTGTCATATCAAGCAAAGAAATCAAGTTTACGAAAGGTTAAAACCGATGCAGTCGATGCCTATTGCTTATGTGAACTTTTTTACAAGGAAGAGTTGGATCCATATAAAAAGCGTGGGACTCAGCTGTTAAACCTTCGTAACCTTACAAGACAACACGAAACTCTGACAGGTCTTTATGTACAAGCTAAGTTGCAGTTTAATGCGATATTAGAACAAGTATTTCCAGAGTATAAAGGCGTTTTCGGAGATATGTATTCGAAGGTTTCATTAAATACACTGTTGGAATATACCACATCTGAATCTGTTTTGAGGGAAGAGGAATCTAAATTAGCAGATAAGATTGCGAGTTTATGTACAAGTCGTTCGGAGCGTTGGGCAAACGAAAGAGCAAAGAAGTTGATGGAGGCAGCTCAGCGTAACCCATTTAAGAGCACACTATATCATAGTCATTTGAATAGCTTAGAGATGTATATTCAGATGCTTCTCCAATACCAAGAGCATCTTGCCAAGTTGGACGGGCGAATAGATGCTTTGGCAGGAGAAATTGAAGAATATAAGATTATCCAATCGATCCCTGGAATTGGTGAAAAAATCGCTGCAACGATTCTTTCTGAAATTGGTGAGATCGAGAGGTTTAATCATCCTAAAAAACTGGTTGCCTTCTCTGGAATAGATCCGAGTGTCCATTCGTCTGGTAAATTTACAGCGACGATAAATCGGATTACCAAAAGAGGTTCAAGCAGATTGCGTCATGCCTTATATATGGCTGTTCTCTGTGGAATAAGGGGCTCTCGCAATAAGAAGTTAAAAGAGTTCTATGATAAAAAGCGAGAAGAAGGAAAGCCCTTTAAGGTAGCAATGATTGCTTGTACAAATAAACTTGTTCATTGGATTTTTGCATTACTAAAAAGTAAAGAAACTTTCCTTGATTTGGCTTAA
- a CDS encoding DinB family protein, whose translation MQVVTKMFLEQLDMHCHENDWFASMDQALHGVIAAEAAWTSSGISNSIWQIVNHLIFWNEDVIHRIKGTENPHKAEDNEETFGNPGDPEDEIGWAQTVQRLNEVMNKLKTVIADLDDEKLKAPYAAYRYSIERLLSNIMMHDTYHLGQIVLLRKLQSSWGGVDWS comes from the coding sequence ATGCAAGTTGTAACCAAAATGTTTTTAGAACAACTCGACATGCATTGCCATGAGAATGATTGGTTTGCATCCATGGATCAGGCGCTTCATGGAGTCATCGCAGCTGAGGCAGCATGGACAAGTTCGGGAATCAGCAATTCGATTTGGCAGATTGTCAACCACTTGATATTTTGGAATGAAGACGTAATCCATCGAATTAAGGGCACAGAGAATCCGCATAAGGCAGAAGACAATGAAGAAACCTTTGGAAATCCGGGGGATCCAGAAGACGAAATTGGGTGGGCCCAGACAGTGCAGCGCCTTAATGAAGTCATGAATAAATTAAAAACGGTCATTGCGGACCTTGACGATGAAAAGTTAAAAGCTCCGTATGCAGCTTACAGGTACTCTATTGAGCGTTTACTCAGCAATATCATGATGCACGATACGTATCATCTCGGCCAAATTGTTCTTTTGCGAAAGTTGCAATCCTCTTGGGGTGGCGTTGATTGGTCCTAA
- a CDS encoding ABC transporter ATP-binding protein, whose amino-acid sequence MDFPIKKFFSYYKPYVKLYLTVLACALIVSGVTLVLPLLVRYITKDVLEGDLSTALPKVYWIGALMLVLVAIQNIANYFLDYKGHKVGARMERDMRNELFAHMQKLSFSFYDKEKTGQLMSRITNDLLLISELYHHGPEDYLKYLVRFIGAFVILFFINGHLTIVAFCFLPFCGALSLYFNKIENRALRRNKERIGDVNALVEDSLSGIRVVQSFANEQYEIEKFRRENNRFLESRKEFYKVEAKFYNSTQTIIQLITITVIIIGGASIVNSTLDLADLITFLLYINYMIEPIQKLTHMSTQFQEGITGFQRFMEIMNLQPSIESNRNAVTLPMEKVQGEIEFKNVSFRYEDNAGFIIENMSLHIRQGEYIALVGPSGAGKTTFCSLIPRFYEVTTGEVLLDGKNVRSIDLQSLRKAIGIVQQDVYLFGGTILENIRYGNPAASDEEIVKVAKDANAHDFIMNLPNGYHTIIGQRGVRLSGGQKQRVSIARVFLKNPSVLILDEATSALDNESESIIKESLEKLAKGRTTIVIAHRLSTIRNAQRIIVLTEGGIVEQGTHHSLLESDGVYSNLYSRQFELTL is encoded by the coding sequence ATGGATTTTCCAATAAAAAAATTTTTCTCGTATTACAAACCATATGTAAAGTTGTATCTTACAGTATTAGCTTGTGCATTGATTGTCTCAGGTGTGACTTTGGTGCTGCCGCTACTTGTTCGGTATATAACGAAAGATGTTTTAGAAGGAGATTTATCGACCGCTTTACCTAAAGTTTATTGGATTGGCGCGCTAATGCTTGTTTTAGTAGCAATCCAAAATATAGCAAACTATTTTTTGGACTACAAAGGGCATAAAGTTGGGGCACGAATGGAAAGGGATATGCGTAATGAACTGTTCGCTCATATGCAAAAACTTTCCTTCAGTTTTTACGATAAAGAAAAGACTGGTCAACTCATGTCCAGGATTACTAATGATCTACTGCTGATTTCCGAGTTGTATCATCATGGCCCGGAAGACTATCTCAAATATTTAGTCCGTTTTATTGGGGCCTTTGTTATTTTATTCTTTATTAATGGCCATTTAACAATTGTCGCTTTCTGTTTCCTACCTTTTTGCGGTGCCCTTTCCTTATATTTCAATAAGATTGAAAACAGGGCATTAAGAAGAAACAAGGAAAGGATTGGAGACGTAAACGCACTGGTAGAGGATAGTCTATCAGGAATCCGAGTTGTCCAATCATTCGCCAACGAGCAATATGAGATTGAAAAGTTCAGACGGGAAAATAATCGTTTCCTTGAGAGCAGAAAAGAATTTTACAAGGTCGAAGCCAAGTTTTACAATAGTACACAAACAATTATCCAGTTGATTACAATCACAGTAATTATTATCGGGGGTGCCAGTATTGTAAATAGCACATTGGATCTTGCCGATTTAATCACATTTTTATTGTATATCAACTATATGATTGAACCAATTCAAAAACTGACTCATATGAGTACGCAATTTCAGGAAGGAATCACTGGCTTCCAGCGATTTATGGAAATTATGAATCTACAGCCTTCAATCGAAAGCAATCGGAATGCCGTGACTCTGCCTATGGAAAAAGTACAGGGTGAAATAGAGTTCAAAAATGTTTCCTTCCGTTATGAAGATAATGCAGGCTTTATCATTGAAAATATGTCTCTTCATATACGACAGGGAGAGTATATAGCCTTGGTTGGCCCATCTGGAGCTGGAAAAACAACATTTTGCTCGCTCATCCCCCGCTTTTATGAAGTAACAACTGGAGAAGTATTACTGGATGGGAAAAACGTCCGCTCTATTGACCTTCAGTCCCTAAGAAAAGCTATAGGAATTGTACAGCAGGATGTTTACCTTTTCGGGGGAACAATATTGGAAAATATTCGTTACGGAAATCCAGCAGCCAGCGATGAGGAAATAGTAAAAGTAGCTAAGGATGCAAACGCTCACGACTTTATCATGAACTTGCCAAACGGATACCACACCATTATTGGTCAACGAGGAGTTAGACTTTCTGGAGGGCAAAAACAGAGAGTAAGTATCGCCCGTGTATTTCTTAAAAATCCATCAGTTCTTATATTAGATGAGGCAACTAGTGCATTAGATAACGAGAGTGAAAGCATTATCAAGGAATCACTCGAAAAGCTGGCGAAAGGGCGTACAACTATTGTTATTGCCCATCGCCTTTCAACTATCCGTAATGCTCAAAGGATCATTGTCTTAACTGAGGGTGGTATTGTGGAACAAGGCACTCACCACTCTTTACTTGAAAGCGATGGAGTTTATTCCAACCTATATTCCCGACAGTTTGAATTAACTTTGTGA